The genomic window CATGGGCGCGGTGGTGGGCCTCGTGCTGCTGCTGCCGGCGGTGGGCGCCTTCCTGCTCGACCAATGGGCGCGGCGGCGACAGGGCGGCTTCCTCTCGGGCCGCGCGGTGCCGCTGGAGCCGAAGCCGCGCCCGGCGCGGGACCTGCCGTTGCTGGGCTTCTGCACGCTCGTCGCGGCATTGTTGCTGCTGGTGGTGGGGCTGGCCGTCTGGGGCAGCTTCATCCGCTTCTGGCCCTGGAACCTGTCGCTGACACTCGACAACTACGACTTCAACCGCTTCGACAGCGCGGGCTGGGGCAGCGTCTGGACCTCGGTGCGGATGGCCGCGATGGCGGCGCTGATCGGCACCGCGCTGATCTTCGTGGTGGCCTGGATGGTCGAGCGCGGGCGCGTGGCCGGCCCCCTGCCGCGGCTGGTGGGCTTCGCCACCGCCATTCCGCTGGCGGTGCCGGGGCTGGTACTGGGCCTCGCCTATATCCTCTTCTTCAACGACCCCTGGAACCCGCTGGGTTTCCTCTACGGGACGCTGGCCATCCTGGTGCTGAACTCGCTGGTGCACTTCTACACGGTCTGCCATCTGGCGGCCGTGACCGCGATCCGTCAGCTCGACCCGGAATTCGAGGCGGTCAGCGCCAGCCTGAAAGTGCCGCTCTGGGTCACCTTCTGGCGCGTCACCCTGCCCATCTGTCTGCCGGCCATCCTGGAAATCTTCGTCTATCTCTTCGTGAACGGCATGGCGACGGTCTCGGCCGTGATCTTCCTCTATGGGCCGGACACCAAGCCAGCCTCCGTCGCCGTGGTGCATATGGAGGAAGCCGGCCAGATCAGCGCCGCCGCCGCCATGGCCGTGGCCATCCTGATGGTGAATGTCGCGCTGAAGGCGCTGCACCTGGCCATGGCGGGGCGGGTGGAGCGTTGGACCCAGGCTTGGCGCCTGCGTTAGATCTCCAGCCGGCGGAGATTGCATCGTTGGAAGTCGAACCATGACGGCATGGCCCGCGGGTGGTGTAGCCTCACAGCCAGCACGCAAGGAGGCCTCCATGATGCAGCGTCGAACCTTCCTCTCGAGCGGCAGCGGGCTGCTCGCCGCACCCCTCCTGCTCCGCGCCCCCGCGGCGCGGGCCAACCCGGCCACGCCGCCGGGCTTTCGCGTGACCTATTTCGACGTGTCCTCGCCCCAGGGCCGCGTCGGCTCCCGCGACATCACGGCGGCTGGCGACGGGCGCTTCTGGTTCTGTGGACAGCGCAACGGCACGCTGAACCTGCTGGACCCCGCGACCGGCGCGGTCCATCCGGTGAACCTCGGACCGGGGGCCCGGCCGCACGGGGTGGTGCGCGGGCCGGACGGCGCCGCCTGGGTGACCGAAGGAGGCCAGAACGCCATCGCCCGCGTGGATCCACGCGACCATCG from Roseococcus microcysteis includes these protein-coding regions:
- a CDS encoding putative 2-aminoethylphosphonate ABC transporter permease subunit, which translates into the protein MPDGGAFRARASDEQRLMTLALGGAAAFLLVGLVLPLAWLFARAFQDASGAFVGLANFAEYVATPSLAISAWNSLWTAALTTLLVVPAAFTYAYALTRSRMPGKPVFPAVMLLPVLAPSLLPALALVYLFGNQGMLRGLLMGESLYGPIGIIMAQVFYCFPHAALILCVALSGADGRLYEAAAALKAGRGRIFLTVTLPGARGGLISAAVVVFTLVVTDFGIPKVIGGQFPVLATEVYKQVVGQQNFNMGAVVGLVLLLPAVGAFLLDQWARRRQGGFLSGRAVPLEPKPRPARDLPLLGFCTLVAALLLLVVGLAVWGSFIRFWPWNLSLTLDNYDFNRFDSAGWGSVWTSVRMAAMAALIGTALIFVVAWMVERGRVAGPLPRLVGFATAIPLAVPGLVLGLAYILFFNDPWNPLGFLYGTLAILVLNSLVHFYTVCHLAAVTAIRQLDPEFEAVSASLKVPLWVTFWRVTLPICLPAILEIFVYLFVNGMATVSAVIFLYGPDTKPASVAVVHMEEAGQISAAAAMAVAILMVNVALKALHLAMAGRVERWTQAWRLR